From a single Arachis hypogaea cultivar Tifrunner chromosome 3, arahy.Tifrunner.gnm2.J5K5, whole genome shotgun sequence genomic region:
- the LOC112790055 gene encoding flavin mononucleotide hydrolase 1, chloroplatic-like has translation MTSGYSYIEGIEHLLLFLKQNNYEMHAFTNYPIWYQLIEDKLELSKYLSWTFCSCTYGKRKPDTEFFMEALEHLKVDPANCIFVDDR, from the exons ATGACAAGTGGATATTCATACATTGAAGGAATTGAACATTTGCTTCTTTTCTTAAAACAAAACAACTATGAGATGCATGCTTTTACAAACTACCCCATATG GTACCAATTGATTGAAGACAAGTTAGAACTATCAAAATATTTATCTTGGACATTTTGTTCGTGTACATATG GAAAGAGGAAGCCTGATACTGAGTTCTTTATGGAAGCTTTGGAACATCTTAAAGTTGATCCAGCAAATTGTATATTTGTAGATGAcag GTAG